The sequence AAGTGCTCAAACCCTCAAAACCGAGGGCTTAACCTATGAGAATGTCACTTGAACGTCAAAACGTCGGTTTCAAAAACCGTGTCAACTTCTTTCAGGGTATTCTTAACCCCTATTCTTAAACGGCCTCCGAATGAAAATTAAAGCAATGTAGTACCAACTTTACGTTCGGGAGAAGCACCTGTCAGCTTCGAAACTGCGGAAGTTGGGTTATCTCTTGGAAGTTTACCTTGGGCGCTCGCCGTTTTACTTTGGTGGTCACACTACGCACTAGCACACTCATACAGCACCTCTCTCAATAATTACTATAGCCCCCAAACGTGTACCCAACTGGTGGCAGTTCAAAATCTGAAGCTAAACTTAGGTCTTTATTACAACACCCTCTCCCAAAGCCGTCGCCATTTGGAAACACTCACTCGTACAGGAACGGCAACTGTTAATCCTCAACCACCTTTGCGCTGGCGAGCTTCTTTACTTGGTGAACAAGCCTTCTCTGGGAATCATCGATATTTGAATCAAACATTGTCTCAATCTCTGAGACGGTATAAGCGACCATTCCAGACGGAACCTGTCGAAGGAATGACTCATCCCGAATGAAGGCAATCACCTCACCGTGGAGTTCGGCCCAAAAGAGGCAAATCCCCTTTTCGATCACACGGCGCGCCACTTCCTGAGCGTGCCATTCGGGAGATTGGCCTTCTACCAGCTTTGGCTTTTTTAATGCCGCAATGATCCCAGGCTTATTTTCTTTCAACTTTGGAAGGATCGCCAGGACTTCCGGCGTCCGAGGTCCTTTCACGTCGAGTTTGCCATCTGCATCTACTGACAGGCGAAGTCCTAGCCGGTTTGCCTCTTCGATCAACGTCATAGCTTCCACTGATCAGTCTCCTTTGTTGGTGCGATGTCAGGTGATGGTGAGTTAGCATCCTCATAACTCACCACACACCATAAAACGGCGTGTCTTTTTGTTTCGGGCAATCGCTTAAGTATCAATCCGTTGCCGTAGCGGGTATCGGCGTACTTAGCGAGGGCATTACCCACGATCCGAGAGTGGTCGCGGTCCTTGCGTGGGGCCATAATATCGGGTAGTACCGCCATGATCTCTTCAGAGGTAATCAACTCCTTGGTGGTAACGCCGCGAATGCCAAATACCTCACTCCAAACACTGGTGAACGCCTCGAATTGTGCACCGTCGACATCGCTCCGGCCGTAAGTGTCATCTTGATTGCCCAGGAATCCTTTAATCCCGGCAAACTCAAGAATGCCACCGACAACCGCTGTGTAACTCTCGAAAGAGCCTAACTTCACTGTTTTTTCAGGTGCCGGCTTATCACATTGGATCCATGCCTTGGCTAGAGTATAGATAGCGGCGAGGATATTTCCACGCGTCTCGCTTACCCATTGGCATATTTTGGGATGCCGGAATCGGCTGGAGTCTCGCTCCCAGGGGCGAGCCAATTTGGCGTCCATCCGCACGGAGTAGCACCGACGAGGCAAATCACCACCAAGGCGCACATTATTTCCAGTGATAAACACACTCATCCGATTTGGTACTGTCACCGTCGTTTGGGTCTTCATGATCCGTTGGGTTACTTCAGGAGATGTAAGATACCTGGCTAGTTCTGGCGAGATTAACTTGGCTTCTACGTTGTCGATAACGTTAAGCGCGGTGCCTCCCATTGCATGGGAGAACAAGGTTTGGTTCATCTCAGCGTCGTCCTTCGGCATGCCCATCGTGGCTCCTGCATGTCCAGTGGCGATGATAGATATACAATCACATACAAGGCTAGCCCCTGTGCCTGCTCGCGGTTTATCTACTACAACAGCTGGCGACGGTCCCTTGATGAGTGGCTTGAGTATCACTCCCAGAAGAGCACCAACGCAATTTGTGCGGCTGGCCTCAGAATCAAACGGGAAGTCAATAAAAATTTCCAAAAGCAAGTCCCGGGCTGCTTTTAGGTCATTATCCGTTGGTGCCTCAGTGATTGTCGGCATACGGAACCCAGGTAATGGAGCGTAGAACAACTTTGATTCAGGGTCATAGCCTGGCGTTGTCCTTACTGAGCCATCCTGAGATACTACGGGGACCTCGGTAAGTCCTAACAACGGAGGGAACTTCGCACCTGGCAGTGTTGGTAGCACCCTAACCAGCTTGTCTGGGGGCCATGCCGGAGTAGCACGCTTATCGCTTACGTTTTCAAAGTGCGCCACACGCAACATCTCTCCACACATGGCGGCATCTGTCAACTCTTGTATGGCCAGTCGGTCCCTCTCATCGGATACGATCCGCACCAATCGGCCGCTTCGGAGGAATAGACGTTCTGGATTGTTCCCGGCCTCAAGTGCTTTTAAGACATCGTTCAGCACGTCCGTAGGCTCTCGATTGACTACGATAGTTGGCAATCCATCGTTTGGCTGCGGAGTTGGCGCGGGCAATACTTCAATTGCCAGCGCCATCAGATCATCGAGCGTATGCCCGGCTGCAAGAAAATCATCAGCACCCTGTTTTTCGCCATTTGGCCCGGGCGGTATACGGATGATCTTCACTCCGGCACCCTTCCGCCTTAGATGTTCGGCTAGCCGCGCCTCAGCATTGAGCACTTGGGGCTTGGTCGAAGCATCACTGTCAAAGGCGATGTAAACGTCCCGATCTTTCAAGGCAAGCGAATCAAAATCGGCCAGGAGCGTTGTCCCGCCGTATTCGTTCCGGCCTCGGAAGTTGTATACCCCAAGGAGTGCAACAGCACACCCGCCTTTAGAGGCTATCGCATCACCTTTCTTGAGGCCCTCGGTGAAAAGTATGGGTATGTTAGGATTGCCCGCCATAGGCTGGCACCGTCGCGGCATGTCGAGCCGCACTCCGGCATCGAGAGGCGTCTCATATTTGATGGGCTTGCCCTTGCCATTAGTGCGCGGGTTATCTGGCCGGTACTGATATCCGACTGCTGATCCGTCAGGGGCGAACATTGGGATGAGGATACCAGGCGCTCGCCTCTGGTATGTGGCAAATCCGGCCTCATCCAGCGGGGCCTTGCCTAGGATGCTTTTGTATCCGCGCTCACGAATCACATCAATGTCTATGGCGGACGCCTGAAGGTGCTCCAAATGTGGCTGCATCAACTCCGGTATTGCAGCCGAAAATACTTCATTTGTCATTTAGCTACCCCCTTTTGCCTTTTTCCCTCGGCGCCCCCAGGGTGTGGACGGCCACCCCAGGGGCTAAAAAGGAGGTGCTAGGCGACGTTTGAGCCCTCTTCAAGAATTTTCTCGATTGCCTTTTTCGGGATTATGATCCGGCGCGCGGAAATTCTGATTGAGGGGATTTTCCCCGCTCGGACTAGCTCCTGACAGGTTTTCTCGCTGATCCCGAGTGCTTTGGCCGCCTCTTTCTGGTTATAGACAAGGGGCTCTATGGTTCTTTGCATCAGTGTCACCTCTTCTTATCCTTTGTTATTGCTTAACTCTATTGTCTGCTATATAATACAGTCATGCAAGGATATTACAACTTGATAA is a genomic window of Dehalococcoidia bacterium containing:
- a CDS encoding DUF3854 domain-containing protein encodes the protein MTNEVFSAAIPELMQPHLEHLQASAIDIDVIRERGYKSILGKAPLDEAGFATYQRRAPGILIPMFAPDGSAVGYQYRPDNPRTNGKGKPIKYETPLDAGVRLDMPRRCQPMAGNPNIPILFTEGLKKGDAIASKGGCAVALLGVYNFRGRNEYGGTTLLADFDSLALKDRDVYIAFDSDASTKPQVLNAEARLAEHLRRKGAGVKIIRIPPGPNGEKQGADDFLAAGHTLDDLMALAIEVLPAPTPQPNDGLPTIVVNREPTDVLNDVLKALEAGNNPERLFLRSGRLVRIVSDERDRLAIQELTDAAMCGEMLRVAHFENVSDKRATPAWPPDKLVRVLPTLPGAKFPPLLGLTEVPVVSQDGSVRTTPGYDPESKLFYAPLPGFRMPTITEAPTDNDLKAARDLLLEIFIDFPFDSEASRTNCVGALLGVILKPLIKGPSPAVVVDKPRAGTGASLVCDCISIIATGHAGATMGMPKDDAEMNQTLFSHAMGGTALNVIDNVEAKLISPELARYLTSPEVTQRIMKTQTTVTVPNRMSVFITGNNVRLGGDLPRRCYSVRMDAKLARPWERDSSRFRHPKICQWVSETRGNILAAIYTLAKAWIQCDKPAPEKTVKLGSFESYTAVVGGILEFAGIKGFLGNQDDTYGRSDVDGAQFEAFTSVWSEVFGIRGVTTKELITSEEIMAVLPDIMAPRKDRDHSRIVGNALAKYADTRYGNGLILKRLPETKRHAVLWCVVSYEDANSPSPDIAPTKETDQWKL
- a CDS encoding helix-turn-helix domain-containing protein is translated as MQRTIEPLVYNQKEAAKALGISEKTCQELVRAGKIPSIRISARRIIIPKKAIEKILEEGSNVA